Proteins from one Thermococcus celericrescens genomic window:
- a CDS encoding Mrp/NBP35 family ATP-binding protein: MTIKAPTLNIGGLGADPLTQRINEKQEKWTYKIAVLSGKGGVGKSTVAVNLATALAKKGYFVGILDADIHGPNVAKMLGVEEAEVLAEKMEDGRFEMIPPTNDFLGQTTPIKVMSMGFLVPDDQPIIWRGSLVTKAIKQLLGDVKWGSLDFMIIDFPPGTGDEILTVTQTLKLDAAVIVTTPQEVALLDTGKAVNMMKKMEVPYIAVVENMSYLICPHCGGEIDIFGKGGGKKLAEKEGVDFLGGIPIDLKAREASDAGMPIVLYEDTVAAKAFMEIVDKLVEKLEAMRGGKEAPDESKEE; this comes from the coding sequence ATGACGATCAAAGCTCCCACACTCAACATAGGAGGACTGGGCGCTGACCCACTCACCCAGAGGATAAACGAGAAGCAGGAGAAGTGGACGTACAAGATAGCCGTCCTGAGCGGCAAGGGCGGCGTCGGCAAGAGCACCGTGGCGGTTAACCTCGCCACCGCTCTGGCAAAGAAGGGCTACTTCGTTGGAATACTCGACGCGGACATACACGGGCCGAACGTCGCCAAGATGCTCGGCGTTGAGGAGGCGGAGGTTCTGGCCGAGAAGATGGAGGACGGCAGGTTCGAGATGATACCGCCGACGAACGACTTCCTCGGCCAGACGACCCCGATAAAGGTCATGAGCATGGGCTTCCTCGTTCCGGACGACCAGCCGATAATCTGGCGCGGCTCACTAGTCACCAAGGCCATCAAGCAGCTCCTCGGCGACGTCAAATGGGGTTCTCTCGACTTCATGATAATCGACTTCCCGCCCGGAACCGGCGACGAGATACTGACCGTCACCCAGACCCTCAAGCTCGACGCCGCGGTTATCGTCACCACCCCGCAGGAGGTAGCGCTCCTCGACACAGGCAAGGCGGTTAACATGATGAAGAAGATGGAAGTGCCCTACATAGCGGTCGTCGAGAACATGAGCTACCTCATCTGCCCGCACTGCGGCGGCGAGATAGACATCTTCGGCAAGGGCGGCGGGAAGAAGCTCGCCGAGAAGGAGGGCGTTGACTTCCTCGGCGGCATACCCATAGACCTCAAGGCCAGGGAGGCAAGCGACGCCGGCATGCCCATAGTCCTCTACGAGGACACGGTTGCCGCCAAGGCCTTCATGGAGATAGTTGACAAGCTCGTCGAGAAGCTCGAAGCGATGAGGGGCGGGAAGGAAGCCCCGGATGAATCCAAGGAGGAGTAA